A window of the Sabethes cyaneus chromosome 1, idSabCyanKW18_F2, whole genome shotgun sequence genome harbors these coding sequences:
- the LOC128732868 gene encoding uncharacterized protein LOC128732868 has protein sequence MNEIVAMCQRNDSYDETVEYLTDFSPEFADHDPSMENHSINEQQSNSEGSLQDNVADTFRDDYHDDSEQDNPEPELNMETAYKKKFFFLANFFVKQYTRQKKGVCINKKTNVPEKVFGDTIPEVLNCI, from the exons ATGAACGAAATCGTAG CGATGTGCCAAAGGAACGATTCTTATGATGAAACTGTGGAGTATCTAACAGATTTCTCGCCAGAATTTGCTGACCACGATCCAAGTATGGAAAATCACTCCATCAATGAACAGCAGAGCAATTCGGAAGGTTCATTACAGGATAACGTTGCGGATACGTTTAGAGATGATTACCACGATGATTCCGAGCAGGACAATCCAGAGCCTGAGTTGAATATGGAAACAGCTTATAAAAAGAAGTTTTTCTTTCTCGCCAATTTTTTTGTGAAGCAGTACACGAGACAAAAAAAAGGTGTATGTATCAATAAAAAAACGAACGTGCCTGAAAAAGTTTTCGGCGATACTATTCCTGAGGTGCTGAACTGTATTTGA
- the LOC128734607 gene encoding uncharacterized protein LOC128734607, producing MSSLKDWDIIKLSTLVTNVDAKLSASTKTDRDFQIICLVRRNDQILFRYIDSVGKVHLMLICWFAENCKTIQDVCFDSTGSWLLVFCYDNTLHIVPALSICDKSRYEDGTFNQNEITSFIVPFIGPHECPNPQTCPNNSHNISAVASQRSSIISDGSSKSSISLDMGNSSTTAQQCMKRSESIYTTHKIDEVYSLHSIYNQLCNNDQAQVPADSVTPIAMKTIENFFAEGAMRENVAPKESSPQESGESRTMSSSIGSTASLSCPYPTCCSWWKTLTEEPRAILGYSDGSICVVALTPNCPFLGNTNCERGSIVKLVICQDNTMETISLMINTSTNEQWKLLLEQKSIKYTFPGDISPTSSNELKTEMMKTLGDLEKPDSGAIDDWQIVLSLPKSNETQDQGDKSSSPSGSEPQSSDDFEKIEGEGSIDDSKAEAKTQQGALPKLFPAAKARLLSLRDLGAKKIGTLKLKLSENRIKAKEKEKIKDQAANLAVMELPGMYPEILTTPAGPYFVVQYLDGKYLLSALHAYSDTLSVHSMDISLIPLHIYKVPKRVKTTVLTKNVIYLMHELSQASERSTDSTNSSPYAGEQPTVDDIPLQSRRDTESSIENIGSSHSPTQVEDEDATTESTNTDTVKAISVLSCQMAAMKMGDDCDFNEHAMLAMFTFPDETILNIHQVRTLEANGESNEADESKPSAQHDSADARSIFQKSAVSNYLKMQRSLRMDKKLETTESQVMVDEFPRVEFDNALVVTDKNLYRIELSDTARNIFLKLAHKSIWAACEDFCITFGLSLPTCVEYAGDVLLKRRKITEALMTYNIARLSPMKTALKLAMANENGALMKLCSMALRNSHIINSQFIMHDIMRILVDEAHLGNVVYDSLMNLNAKISLKPINVGAQCSDYSYDNDDVSWDVQISTTAQFHLSNLMLLTLCERCVQDKNYIPLWNFLVTNSKYHTSLACIVLAHGKLYSSAVLLAMIRGTCLDVFSCLIGIWDQLCDNVQELNAYAYNLANELFMESLIYLQEYALEYFDLIRKSIDKFDINVLERLIRQLNPFHPVFRPLMHKLSNHDSSSKELDKHLLLFCKSLIESFLAVSIRAQMLKTHSGSFVSALKLIRVHYDEKLVEMRLRQYSPISAGFSHAGCVVNKVAYLWGSNGVNCALSRTSLLGDPLSTNGCPPHVSFLKQLDLEVLAVQCGRLHTLLLTNNGVYSMGANNLGQLGIGSHVLNALQPMLIPKLDGKNITHFCAGQYHNAVVADGLLYTWGWGIFGQLGHGSVGDSPEPKAVDFFRKKNIQQISLGHAHTLVLCKRDSNTKNVLYVFGSNHYGQLGLGQEDKFNTTVDTRNGKSFVLSLIPRRLEFSEEISLINTKLFANLVLTTDNKLYTWGASPQALRLATQARKRAKPSHKSRFSAHTNPSGPPNAPETKVNEQSPLVSPTSQTEQPVETTQTIEPNSVFNDEQKSDTTDITSTKPDMLEEKPSAMQIPEIKIEDTSEDSKSSGANDDKQSLPANAGEDYAEHLFPNLVDTTLVTDDIVKISSGLYHFAILTARSYLYTWGKNIERQLGREGGRNEVLIPTKLETLANDIEFVECGADFTLIMTSSGIVKSWGNNNMGQCAKEINQERGGGVPGKLVRLPISNRLVRIPDSSQFIELPHEIKLPLSDEMSDTANGSISMRMIKAMPKYRRNFVIKSTLEKVISNNISTISSSLNDISNVTEMEDFVGELRTAFDCRIQHQNASAMSSLQSVSYATSPTSLTVVDEDEDDYAMDDNDPDEEPSSNASSLFNDRYLMTNDFIHFCMYIFHGLYSQDSILEMTKRCNEYHIRMMVLNYDYVEAFHLILELLSGSLSSSASPITVTKTTLNVVKIFEYFTKDSNIVPMDTANFKYFIYELFMFFIKHNISLDMLEEYFLRNLDYYLVQLAFVLYFNNTNNLMAGAVRNDVDRETLELERKLLDKFNNNGNNLFAEATFGGSTGQFSTNAKVVRKLENTDCISKALSTKFSVTVCQKLIEYFERYK from the exons ATGTCATCACTCAAAGACTGGGATATTATCAAGTTGAGTACTCTGGTAACAAATGTGGATGCAAAACTATCTGCTAGTACTAAAACCGATAGAGATTTCCAAATAATATGCTTAGTTAGGCGAAACGATCAAATCCTGTTCCGATATATTGACAGTGTGGGAAAGGTGCACCTTATGCTAATATGTTGGTTCGCAGAGAATTGTAAAACAATACAAGATGTATGCTTTGATAGCACAGGCAGCTGGCTGTTGGTTTTTT GCTACGATAATACATTACATATAGTTCCAGCTTTATCAATTTGTGACAAATCAAGATACGAAGATGGTACTTTTAATCAGAATGAAATTACATCATTCATTGTACCGTTTATCGGACCACACGAGTGTCCCAACCCTCAAACTTGCCCTAATAACTCGCACAATATTTCTGCAGTAGCTTCTCAAAGATCTTCAATTATTTCTGATGGCAGTAGCAAATCTAGCATAAGCCTGGATATGGGAAACAGTTCTACGACCGCACAGCAATGCATGAAACGATCGGAGTCTATTTATACTACTCACAAAATTGACGAAGTATATTCATTACATAGCATATATAATCAACTATGCAACAATGATCAAGCACAAGTTCCAGCGGATTCAGTGACTCCGATTGCcatgaaaactattgaaaactTTTTCGCAGAAGGAGCTATGAGAGAGAATGTCGCACCGAAGGAATCTAGCCCGCAGGAAAGCGGTGAAAGCAGGACAATGAGTTCCAGTATTGGATCAACTGCATCGCTTTCTTGCCCATATCCAACATGCTGTAGCTGGTGGAAAACTCTAACCGAAGAGCCGCGAGCCATTTTAGGATACTCCGATGGGTCTATTTGTGTTGTTG CTCTGACACCAAACTGTCCGTTTCTTGGAAATACCAATTGCGAACGTGGATCTATAGTGAAATTGGTTATTTGTCAAGACAATACAATGGAAACCATCAGTCTTATGATAAATACATCAACCAACGAGCAATGGAAATTGTTACTTGAACAAAAGTCCATTAAATATACATTTCCTGGAGATATTTCACCAACATCTAGTAATGAGTTAAAGACGGAAATGATGAAAACACTTGGCGATTTAGAAAAGCCGGACTCTGGAGCCATTGACGATTGGCAGATAGTACTGTCATTACCTAAATCAAATGAAACGCAAGATCAAGGAGACAAGAGTTCCAGCCCAAGTGGCTCCGAACCTCAATCGAGCGatgattttgaaaaaattgaagGAGAAGGATCAATTGATGATAGTAAAGCTGAAGCCAAGACGCAACAGGGAGCTCTTCCTAAACTATTTCCGGCCGCAAAAGCTAGACTGTTATCGTTGAGGGATCTAGGAGCCAAAAAGATCGGAACACTAAAACTGAAACTTTCAGAGAACCGTATTAAAgccaaagaaaaagagaaaatcaaAGACCAGGCAGCAAATTTGGCTGTGATGGAATTACCTGGAATGTATCCAGAAATTTTAACAACTCCGGCTGGTCCTTATTTCGTAGTACAATATTTAGATGGAAAATATCTCCTTAGTGCACTACATGCATATTCAGACACACTGTCGGTTCACAGCATGGATATAAGTTTGATTCCGCTGCATATATACAAAGTTCCCAAGCGGGTTAAAACGACTGTTTTAACGAAAAACGTTATTTATTTGATGCATGAACTGAGCCAAGCATCGGAAAGATCAACGGACAGTACAAATTCGTCCCCATATGCGGGAGAACAGCCGACAGTAGACGATATTCCATTGCAGTCACGGCGTGATACTGAGAGTAGTATCGAGAACATTGGCAGCAGTCATAGCCCAACGCAAGTTGAAGACGAAGATGCGACGACGGAATCCACTAACACCGATACAGTCAAAGCAATATCTGTGCTTAGTTGCCAAATGGCAGCAATGAAAATGGGCGATGATTGCGATTTTAATGAACATGCTATGttagcaatgtttacgtttcccgatgaaacaattttaaatattcATCAGGTTAGAACATTGGAAGCTAACGGCGAATCCAACGAAGCAGATGAATCAAAACCAAGTGCACAACACGATTCAGCGGATGCACGATCGATATTTCAAAAATCAGCTGTTTCCAACTATCTGAAAATGCAAAGAAGCCTAAGAATGGAtaaaaaattagaaacaaccgAAAGCCAAGTAATGGTTGATGAATTCCCTCGCGTCGAGTTCGACAATGCACTTGTAGTGACAGACAAGAACTTGTACAGGATTGAGCTTAGCGATACAGCtagaaatatttttctgaaattGGCTCACAAATCGATTTGGGCCGCTTGTGAAGATTTCTGCATAACGTTTGGATTGTCCCTCCCAACCTGCGTGGAGTATGCAGGGGATGTTCTACTCAAACGAAGAAAAATCACGGAAGCTTTGATGACCTACAACATTGCCCGTTTGTCTCCAATGAAAACAGCACTTAAACTAGCTATGGCCAACGAGAATGGGGCTTTGATGAAGCTGTGTTCAATGGCACTGCGTAATTCGCACATTATCAATAGTCAGTTTATTATGCACGATATTATGAGGATTCTTGTCGATGAAGCACATCTCGGAAATGTGGTCTATGATTCGCTAATGAAT TTAAATGCCAAGATTTCCCTGAAACCCATAAACGTCGGAGCTCAGTGTAGTGATTATTCTTATGACAATGATGACGTTTCATGGGATGTTCAGATTTCAACAACAGCGCAGTTTCATCTATCCAACTTGATGCTTCTCACATTATGCGAAAGATGTGTACAGGACAAAAATTATATCCCGCTTTGGAATTTTCTGGTGACGAATAGTAAATATCACACCAGTTTGGCATGTATAGTGCTTGCGCATGGAAAACTGTACTCCTCGGCTGTACTACTGGCAATGATACGAGGAACCTGCCTGGACGTATTCAGTTGTCTAATAGGTATTTGGGATCAGTTGTGCGATAATGTTCAAGAGCTTAATGCATACGCCTATAATCTGGCAAATGAATTATTTATGGAAAGCCTAATATATCTACAAGAGTACGCGCTGGAATATTTTGACCTAATTCGTAAAAGCATTGATAAATTTGACATCAACGTTTTGGAGCGATTGATCCGCCAACTTAATCCGTTTCACCCAGTATTTCGACCGCTAATGCATAAACTGTCCAATCATGATAGTTCCAGCAAGGAGTTGGACAAACATCTGCTCCTATTCTGCAAATCTTTAATAGAATCTTTTCTGGCAGTGTCTATTCGCGCCCAGATGCTTAAAACCCACAGTGGAAGCTTTGTCAGTGCACTCAAGCTAATACGAGTACACTACGATGAAAAGCTAGTTGAAATGCGATTACGACAATATTCACCTATCTCAGCCGGATTTTCACACGCTGGTTGCGTTGTCAATAAAGTGGCGTATCTGTGGGGATCCAATGGGGTCAACTGTGCGCTCAGCAGAACATCGCTACTAGGTGATCCACTGTCTACCAATGGATGTCCGCCGCATGTGTCCTTCCTGAAACAGCTGGATCTGGAGGTATTGGCCGTGCAGTGCGGCAGGCTTCACACGTTACTACTGACTAATAATGGG GTCTACTCTATGGGAGCCAACAATCTGGGGCAGCTTGGCATCGGAAGTCACGTGCTTAATGCACTTCAACCAATGTTGATACCGAAGCTAGATGGCAAAAACATTACGCATTTTTGCGCCGGTCAATACCACAATGCAGTTGTAGCCGATGGACTTCTTTATACTTGGGg ATGGGGTATATTTGGACAACTAGGACATGGTTCTGTCGGAGACTCGCCCGAGCCAAAAGCAGtggatttttttagaaaaaaa AATATTCAACAGATATCACTTGGTCATGCGCATACCCTGGTTCTATGTAAGCGAGATAGTAACACTAAAAATGTTCTCTACGTATTCGGATCCAACCATTATGGTCAGTTGGGCTTGGGTCAGGAAGACAAGTTTAACACTACTGTTGATACACGAAATGGAAAATCATTTGTACTTTCATTAATCCCTCGCCGTTTGGAATTTTCGGAGGAAATCAGCTTAATTAATACAAAACTCTTTGCCAAT CTTGTCCTAACCACCGATAATAAGCTATACACCTGGGGTGCATCCCCTCAGGCTCTGCGATTGGCGACGCAGGCCCGCAAACGAGCCAAACCTTCGCACAAAAGCCGATTTTCGGCTCACACCAACCCATCAGGACCACCGAACGCACCCGAAACCAAAGTAAATGAACAATCCCCTCTCGTATCACCTACTAGTCAAACGGAACAACCAGTTGAAACTACACAAACTATTGAGCCAAACTCTGTTTTCAATGATGAGCAAAAATCAGACACAACCGACATCACATCAACTAAACCTGACATGCTTGAAGAAAAACCATCTGCGATGCAAATTCCAGAGATTAAAATTGAAGATACAAGTGAAGACTCAAAGTCAAGTGGAGCGAATGACGATAAGCAATCGTTGCCAGCTAACGCTGGGGAAGATTATGCTGAGCATCTGTTCCCTAATTTGGTTGATACTACTCTAGTTACGGATGACATTGTTAAG ATTTCAAGCGGTCTATATCATTTTGCTATACTAACAGCGAGATCCTACTTGTACACTTGGGGTAAAAATATTGAACGTCAATTGGGTCGTGAAGGTGGCCGTAACGAAGTACTGATTCCAACAAAATTGGAAACATTGGCGAACGATATTGAATTTGTGGAATGTGGTGCTGACTTCACGCTTATTATGACAAGTAGTGGCATCGTCAAATCATGGGGAAATAATAATATGGGTCAATGCGCAAAGGAAATTAACCAAGAACGGGGTGGTGGTGTTCCGGGTAAATTAGTGAGGTTACCCATTTCTAACAGATTAGTTCGAATTCCCGATAGTTCACAGTTTATTGAGCTGCCCCACGAGATTAAACTACCTCTAAGCGACGAAATGTCAGACACAGCAAACGGCAGCATTAGTATGCGAATGATAAAGGCAATGCCGAAGTATAGGCGTAACTTTGTGATAAAGAGCACCCTGGAAAAGGTAATAAGCAATAATATTTCGACAATAAGTTCTAGCCTGAATGATATTAGCAATGTTACTGAGATGGAGGATTTCGTTGGCGAACTAAGGACAGCATTTGATTGCCGCATTCAACATCAAAACGCAAGCGCTATGTCATCGCTGCAATCCGTATCATATGCTACTTCACCGACTTCTTTGACTGTTGTAGACGAAGATGAAGATGATTACGCTATGGACGACAATGACCCAGACGAGGAACCTAGTTCTAATGCCTCATCCCTGTTCAACGATCGTTATCTAATGACCAATGATTTCATACATTTTTGCATGTATATCTTCCATGGATTATACAGTCAAGACAGCATACTTGAAATGACTAAGCGCTGCAATGAGTATCACATACGCATGATGGTGCTGAATTACGACTACGTGGAAgctttccatttaattctagaACTTTTGTCAGGATCACTTTCATCGTCCGCATCACCAATAACAGTAACTAAAACAACTCTAAAtgtagtgaaaatattcgaatatttcaccAAGGACTCCAACATCGTTCCGATGGACActgccaatttcaagtatttcatCTACGaactatttatgttttttatTAAGCACAACATTTCGCTGGACATGCTTGAAGAGTACTTTTTACGCAATTTAGACTACTATTTGGTGCAGTTGGCGTTCGTACTTTATTTCAACAATACTAACAATTTGATGGCCGGCGCTGTGCGAAACGATGTAGATCGGGAAACACTAGAGCTGGAAAGaaagttgctagacaagtttaACAACAATGGCAACAATCTGTTCGCCGAGGCCACTTTCGGTGGTAGTACTGGACAGTTTTCGACAAATGCGAAAGTGGTACGCAAGCTGGAAAACACGGACTGTATTAGCAAGGCACTTTCCACTAAATTCAGTGTGACAGTGTGCCAGAAATTGATCGAATACTTTGAGCGCTACAAATGA